GATTGGCGAAAGCGCAGGCGTAATGCATCGTGACGCTGCACAAGGGATATCAGAACCTGTTGCAAGGCTTCACGGGATAGATTACCAGGCAGTAATACTTTTGCGGCCTGATTGTAGTGATGAACATCTGTGGTATCGGTGTATAAAAACTGTAAATGAATCGGCAACAAGCGCTGCTCGCCGCTTACCACTTCCTGCTCAATGGTCTCGTTTTTACTCGACGAATCTGAGACACCTGCCTCGGTGTATTTCGCAAGCTCACGAATGGTTTTATGTTCGAAGAGGATTCGGGGCGAGAGCTTAATGCCGTGTTTTAAAGCCCGGGAAACCACTTGAATAGCGACAATAGAGTCGCCACCAATCATGTAAAAATTATCGGTAACGCCGAAACTATCGCTGTTTAAGATTTCTTTCCAGATATTCCAAAGCACTTGTTCAGTGTCAGTAGAAGGCGCTTCGTGGCTCGTGGATTCAAGACTGTAATCCGGCTCTGGTAGACGGCCACGATCAATTTTGCCATTGGCGTTCAATGGCATTGCTTCAAGCACCACAATATTTTCCGGAACCATGTAGTCGGTTAATTCAGCGGCAAGATCTGCTTTTAGGGTCGCCACAAACTCATCCTGAGCTTGATTATTTACCGCTTTGTCCTGAACCACATACGCAACCAGGCGTTTTTGATTACCGAAGTCCTTGGCAAGTACTATCGCCTGCTTTACCGCAGCCACCCGTAAAATAACAGTTTCTATTTCACCAAGCTCAACACGGAAGCCGCGTATTTTTATTTGAAAATCGATGCGTCCGTGGAAATCAATTAACCCGTTATCCCGCCAACTCACCAAATCACCGGTGCGATAAAGAATATCTTCCTGGCTCACAAATGGATTAGCAAAAAAGCGCTCGGCTGTGAGATCTTTCCGTTTGAAATAACCCCGTGCAACACCGTGACCACCAACACAGAGCTCCCCCTTGACTCCTGCGGGAAGCAGGTGTCCATCCGGGTTCAACACGTAACAAGTGGAGTTGGTAATCGGGCGTCCAATAGGAATAATTTCGCTATCGGCCTCTGATAGAAAATGGTAGGTCGAGAAGGAAGTATTTTCGGTTGGCCCATAACCATTAATAAATTCAAGCTGAGGCGAGTGCTCACGCGCAAGATTAATGTGGAAGGGAGACAACGCATCTCCACCAATCATAATGCGCTTCACGGGCGCAAATAAGTCAGGCTTTTCCTGAACCAATTGGTTGAACAGTGGCGCAACAACCCAGAGGAAAGTAACCTGTTTCTCGCGAATTTCGCGAGCCAGCGCCAATGGATCAAGCAGAGTATCTTCATCGATAACCGCCAGAGTCAAACCATTTAACAGAGCACTCCACAGTTCGTAGGTGGTTACATCAAACCCCGGGGCACTGGTAATGAGAATGCAATCGTCCTGAGCAAACTGAATATCCTGGGAATTTTTGATCAGTCGAACAATGGAGCGCTGTTCGATCATCACGCCCTTAGGTTTACCGGTCGAGCCAGAGGTATACATTACGTATGCGAGTTGTCGCGTATCGTGCGAAGTCGCATCAATAACGGGTAATGCAGACACATCCGTTTCAAGGCCGTCTGCAATGGTGATTTGTTCTGTTTTCAAGGAAGCGGGTATCGTGGAGCTAAACTCAGCTTTCTGTAACAAGATAAGCGAGCAACCCAATTCTTCCAGCATATGTGTGACGCGATCTTCCGGGTATTTGGGATCGATAGGCACATAAGCGCCTCCGGCTCGAATGATAGCTAATATGCCATACACCATTTCCAGGGAACGTTCGGCAACCAGACCCACAACCACTTCCGGGCCAACGCCCTTGGAAGCAAGCAGTCGTGCTAATCGATCGGTCTGCTCATCCAATTCGCGATAAGAAATCGTAATATCTTTAAATGCCAAAGCATTTTTTTCAGGATTCCTTTTAACAGCCTGGATAAAGTGCTCACCCAGCAGAACCTGTGACGGATAATCGGCAGTGGTGTTGTTCCAATCTGCGACATTCTGCATAGCGGATGCAGGAAGAGGGTTGACCGATCCCCAAGTTGAATGAGCTTGAGTCACCAGTATTTTTAAAATATTTTCGTAAATACTCACCCACTGCTGCACCATGGCTTCACTGTATCGTGCAGTGTCGTAGCCCAATCGCAAACCGTAGGACTTTTCATTGTCCGGGTTTAACTGCTCGATAATCCCAAAAATGAAGCCGTAATTCGTCGATTCGTAGCCACCTTTCAAAACCGGCTTTATGTCGCTAACTGTAGCGCCGTAATCACTGCTCTCTATATTGAATAAACATTCGAACAACTCACCACTGACTTTACTTTTGGCGGCCGTATAGATTTTAGACAAGGGATAGGCGGCGGAATCACGCAATTTCAATAGCTGCTGCTGTACCTGCGATAAAATGTCTGTGACAAGATCTTCCGCTGTAAAATCAACCACCAAGGGAAGCGTATTAACACAACAACCGGTAATCTTATCGACTTCAAGGATGGCCTCAGGTCGACCACTTTGAATCACACCACAGCGTACCTGGTGCCCACCACCTATGTAACGCAGCAAACACACAAAGCCCGATAGGAACAAGCTGTTTAGGGTAATACCGAGTTCCTGAGCTTTCAATCTCGCGTCTTTAACCAAATCATTCGGTAGGTGTGTTAATAACAACTCCACCTGGCTTGCCTGTTTTCCTTCTGCGGCGCTTTTTTCAGGTAAGGTACAATAATTTTCCGACCAGGCGACGGACCCCCAGTAGTTATTCCAATCTGATGACTGGCTGATATTGAACTGTTCATCCAGTATCTGCTGCATACTCGCCAAAGATTTTGTCGGCAGTCTTACAGCGCGCCCCAAACGATTCGCGTAAAAGCGACTCAATGAGTCCAGTAATAATTCAATGGTCCAGCCGTCGTGAATAATATGGTGAATAGACAGCAATACCGAAAATGCGCCGCTCCCACTGTGAAAGACCGTGACTGAATAGGGCGCTTGCTGCGAAAATTCTACGGGAAGATGACGTTGAGCATTAATTTCGCGCTCAACCGTTTGCTGCAATTGCGTACTATCAACGCGCTTTGCAGACCACTGGGACTGCATTTCAGCCAACACCAATTGCGCAACTTTACCGTCTGACCATGTATGAATAAGCGTGCGCAGACATTCGTTTTGACTTACCCAGTCTGCCATCGCTCCTTCAAATGCGGTTTCTTCAAACGGAAGAGGTAATTCGTAGTGCATCCAAACCTGATAGATTTCCTTGTGGCGATACAGCGTTTGCTGCATGTCGGTTAGCAAGAAAGCGTTTTCCAGGTTTGCAGGCAGCTGATCGCACTCTTCTTGACGCAATTCCAATCGCGGAAAATCTGACGGTGTCCAGCGCGCGTTTTCCGGATTACAGCAATGATCGAGTATGCTAAATAGCTGAGCGTTAAGAGCTTGCTTAAAGGCGTTTAACTGTTTTACCGACCAAATTCCATGATCGATATACAAGCCGACAATCAGTTTGCCATCGCATATTTGGCTTTCAACAGACATACGATAAGGATTTTCATTTCCCTCGCCCATTTCAATAGCACTGACGGCTACTGTCTGCCATTCATTGGATGAGCGCTGCACAACACCCGAGAAATTGAACATAATTTCCGGGCCGGTGTACCCCTCAAAAGCCTCGCGAACAAACTTTTGCTCACATTGAAATTGCAGACCATAAAAATCCCGACCGCGATTGGGAATTGCAGCGCGCTGCTCTTTTAACTCACACAGAAACTGTCGAAGCGTGCTCTGCGATTGGTTCTGAGGCACGTTTAAATACAGCGGATGAATACTGGTAAACCAGCCGACGGTGCGGTCCAGGCCTTTTTCTCCCGCGAAATACTCATCACGACCATGCCATTCCACCGCCAAGCCAACCGTGGCTAACTCGAACGCTTGCGCCGTAGCAAGAAACACCGCGGCCATTAACAATTCTTCAGGCGCCTGGTTATAACAAGCTGGCGCGGATTCCAAAAGCTTTTCAGTTATACCTTCGTCAAAAATACAGTTTTCGACCGATAGAGTGGTACTACTGGATGCACTCAACGGTAAGCTGGGCGCAGCTTTTGCGAGTGAGATCGTCGGTTGCCAGAATGCCAGTTTACCGTCAATATCGGATGAGAGAGCATCCATACAAGCTCGCGACCATGCAAGATATCCCAGGCTTTTACCGGGTAGCACCGCTTCAACGGCGGCTTCGGAATTCTGATACAGCGCTTGCAAATCGTTTAACAGAATGGCATGACTAATGGTATCAACAATCAAGTGATGCAATACAAAAACCACGCGCGAGCTGCCTTGCGTTTGCAATACGGCAACACGAAACAGCGGGCCATTTTCGATATCAAGGTCTTCGGTCAACGCCAACTGCTGATTTTCGGAAACCTTGTCCAGATTTCCATCTGCTACGATTATTTCCTTGACACTCATAAGCTGAGCAATATCATCCCTGACGATTTGACGCCATTGACCTTTCGCATTTTCAAAAAAGACCCTAAGGCTGTCGTGATACTGCACCAGCTTTTCCAGTGCCTGATGTAACGTTTCTACGTCCAGATTTTCATGGGTATCGAAGACCAGCGATTGACAGAAAGCTTTAGGATTGGAAAGCCGCTGATTAAAAAACCACGCCTGAATTGGCGTAAGGGGAGCAGATCCGGTTTCCGGATCGTAATTACGTTCCAGAGATTTACCCTGACGCTCAAGTGTTGATACGAAATCACTGAATACGGGATGACTGATTAACAGCGAAGAACTTAAGTTATACCCGTGATTACGCAAGCTGGAAACTACAACCAGCGCTGTCAAAGAATCACCGCCGAGAAAAAGGAAATTATCATCCCTCTGTATCACCCTACGCTGTAAAACGTTCGCCCAGATTTTTGCGACGTCTTTTTCTAGTGCATTGGTGTATTCAACCGCTTCTATTTCAATGCTATCGTCTTGTTCTGCTTCGTTCTTTAATCTTTTGTAGTCTATTTTTCCGTTAGTCGTTAATGGAAAAGCCGTTTTCCAGACGATTCGGTTCGGCATTGCCCAATCAGGTACTTTATCGGCAACATCTTTGCGTACAACAGACTCAGGCTTTTCGTCACCTTGTAGAAACAGCACGAGCTGTAACCCTTGAGCAGATTTATGCACGACCACAGCCGCCAGATCAACGTAATCCAGGGTATGAACGGCGGTTTCTATTTCGCCGGGTTCGAGGCGGTGCCCGCGAAGTTTAATTTGATCATCTACCCGGCCCTTAAAGAAAAGCTGCATGTCAGCATTGAACGACGCCAAATCGCCGCTCTTATAACGCCGCACGCCATTATCACTGTAAAATTTCTCTCGATTGAGAGCTTCCCGGTTAAGATACCCTAGCGCAACGCCGGCACCACCAATGACTAGCTCCCCAATCATTCCAACCGGCAGCGATTGACCATATTGATTTACGACCAAGACATCCGTATTTGCGATTGGCTTGCCCATGGAAATTGCCTGGTGTTCCTCAGGAATCTCATCGGCTTCCCATGCGGTAGAGAGCGCAGTAGTCTCAGTAGGGCCGTAGGCATTCATATATTCAACGTGCGGCATCCACTTCTCCAGAATCTCGTGATTCGGAGCAGAACCCGCTGTTACCAGCCTTTCCAAAGTTGGGAGGCTTTCTGGTGAAAGGTGCTGTAAATACTGAGGGGGGAATACGGCAAAGCTACATTCGTTTTTAGTAAGATACTGTTGTAGCTCAACCGGAGAATCAATTAACTGTTTGGATAAAAGTAACAGCGTTTTACCATTTAAAATAGAAGTATGTATTTCAGCAACCGATGCATCGAATGAAAAAGGGGCAAACTGAGTTGACACGCGCATGTTGCCTACATAATTTTCCTCTTCAAAATGCGCAACGAAATTAAGCAGATTGCCGTGAGTAACCTTGACACCTTTTGGCATTCCCGTAGAACCTGATGTAAATATTACATATGCCGGGTCTGAGGGTGTTATTTTAGGGCTACCTTTAAATTTATGTTTCTTGCTTTTTACCGATTTAGCATAAGACACGATGGGTATATCCGTTGTCTTATCCTTAATGATTTTCTCAATTGAGTCGTCGACCAAGATACACTTAAAACTTGCATCCTGGTGCATCGATGCAATTCTTTCTCTGGGTAAACTGTAATCCAGTGGTACGAATACTGCCCCAAGTTTTAGAACGGCATATTGTGAAATGACCATCGCAGCGGTTCGAGGGAAAGCCAATGCGATGCAGTCGCCTGCAGAAGCCCCGCTCTCCTTTAAAAAAGCAGCGACTTGGTTTGAAATATCATCCAACTCTTGGTAGCTGTAACTTTTATACTCATCAACAACGGCTATGCTACTTTTATAATTCTGGAAACGTTCGTTGAAACGATTTACCAGGTTACTTTCAATAGGTATATTAGTACCGGTTGCATACCCAAGGGGCGCCGAACTACTAAAAGGAAAAACCAATTCACTAACACGAATATCCGGGTTGCCGCTGGTGACGTTTACAATATCCCTAAAAAACGCTGCTATGCCAGTTATATAAGCTTCGCTAAAATTACTGCGGTTAACATCGAAAAACCATGCATCATCGATACAGGCAAGATTAAATTCAGAGCGATTAAACTCTTCATCCGAAGAATCCAGGTTTACCAGCACTGCGTGACTTCTACGTTGAAACTGAATATGTTCCGGTAAATTGGATACGCTGACCCAACTTTCGTTATTTTCAAACTGTGCTTCTATATCGTGTTTTAAACCTGCGAAGGTTTTGTCATTATCCGCTATTGAAACTAGCGGCAGCATAGTAGAACGACCGCCAATTAATACGCACGATACGACCATTTGATGATCGTATCGCAACCAATTTAACAGGCAGTGCCAAACCGCAAGAGTATGCATAAGGTCGCTGTTTTGCAGCGCACCGATTTCAACCCGTAACCTCCCCTCACCTTGCGCCGAGCCTGATAAAGCATCCTGCAAGGGATTGGCAACATCGTCTTCAACTAAGGAACGACGCAATTTATCAATAGAATTAACCCTTGATTTGTCTGTAGGCATAACCATTTTTCCCAAAAACATAATTATTAGTTATAAACTAACGATATCTATTCAAAAAGCACAAAAATGTTTCTTATGAGAATTACAACCAGTTACTTATCCATAGTTATTTTTTGGCTGTTTTCATGATTAATACGGGCATCAATTGAGTTCAAAAACTTATTTCTATATACAGCGTCACTTAATATACGTTGCGTTAGATATTCATCATCAATATCGATGTTATAATTCACATCGTCATATTGAATCATGGAAATTCGCTCAGTTTTTACGTTTCTCATGGTTTGTTTCAGCGGTGTCCATATATCGTCTATTAACTGAACGTCTGACACAAAGCTTACCTTTACAAGATCGCCATTTAGTTCGTAGTAGTTCTCTTTAAGAACAAGAAATCGCTCAGTGTCAATCCACTTAACGCGTTTTAAGTAGTTTGTTTTATTGGCTCGCTTTCCGGCGGGGCGTTGCTCGACAACAGTTACCTCACGACCATTCATCTTTTCAGTTTTTAGAATCTTGTAGGTATACTCGTCAACCTTTTCCTTCTCCATATCTTCGAGCGCGAACTCACTCCCAAAAAGCGAGCCTTTCTTTGGTGCATCGGCAGAAGAAGCTATTCTTTTAACCTGATCCAACTCAGGAAAATATAACCACTGGTCAGTATCCTTCCCGGAGTTGGTATAATCGTGCTGTAAGATTCCTATTCCATATTCGGCGATTGGCTCAACGATTAGCATTATCCCTTTACTGTCTAAAAGGTTTTTTCCATAGTTTTTACTTAAGGATTTCACCTTCTTTTTACGAATATCAGACGAGCAGGAAAGTCGCTTATTTTCTATCTTATAAGGACAGGTCATTAATGAGATAGTACTGATTTCTGTATTGCCAACGTATCTATGCAATACATTCTTAACCAGTTCATAGCCCTCGCCTTTTTCTGATGAATCAACTTTAGTTGCTTCTTCCGCTGAGGCCTCACTTTCGCTTGTCACGTCGGCTTGCTGTTTTGCAGCCACGGTTACCGAGAACATCAGCGACAAAATTAATACATATTTAGTAAGCATTATGCTTTCTCCAAATTATCTAGGATTGTACTGCCACAGCAGTTTCTGCCGAGCTCCCCACCAATTTTCCCTTCCGGTTGGCCACGAACAAGCAGATGGCAGGTATTAATAAGATATCCGCAATAAATGCGCTACCAATAGCAAGCGCACTGAGATAACCAAATGCCTGGAAAGAAGCATCTGAACTGTACATCATGGTTAACAGGCCGCCGGAAAGTACAAGCGATGTGAATGCGAGCGGCTTGAAAACCTCCCTTAGCGCTTCTTTTACAGCTTCAGACATATTGGCAGTGTGACTAAGTGTCATACGAAGCTTGTTTATTAAATGGATCGAGTCATCAACAGCAATTCCTAAAATGATTGGTGCAACGATCATAGTAAATTGATTTAGATCGATACCGAGCCAACCCATTGCACCAAAGGTTAAACCGATGGGAACAACGCTCGAAATAATGGCCAGCAAACTCAAGTAAATTGAGCCAAATACAAATACCAGCATGATCGATACGATAATCAGGGTCGTAAGAAAACTAGATAACTGTGAGTGTGCGATTCTGTCGAACAAATGCATAAATGTAACGACACCACCCGCGTTCACCAGCTCAATTTGAGGGTAATTTGCCGAAAGTGGCTGAAAAATTTCTTTAAACCATTCGTTACCTTTCGCAATCAGTTCAACATAGTCTGCCGAACCAGAGTTACGAACCATAAAAGCGATTCGCGTCGCATCGAATTCATCGGAAATCAGTCTGCGACGTTCGTCCGGTGAAACATTGTTAAATAAAAATAACAGCTGGCTGATTTCGCCTTTGGTTTCAGGCATCTTATAGTGGCTAGGATCATCACCATGCAACTGTTGATTTACGCGCTTCATGATATCGGCTATAGATATGCCGGTTACTACGAGACCCGGAAAGGCCGTCTCAATCTTTGATTGAAACTGCTCTATCTTTACTAATACATCGGCATCGTAAAGAGCGTTTTCGGCGTTGAGATCAATCATAAAATCGATATTTTGGGTTCCTCCCATATTTTTATCGGCAATTTCAAATGCCTGCCTTATGTACGAATCTTCCTTATAACCTTCAATAACGTTGGTATCGACCTTCAGGTTTTTAAAGCCCACGGCGAAGAATACGGATATAACAGCGAATACCGCTATGACCACGCCAGGGCGCTTACTTACTAGGTCAAAAACATATTTCGAATAATCCCGGCCTGGCTGTTCGCGGTTGTTACGCTTCGCAGATATTTTGGGAGACCAAAAATTTAACAGTATGGGCAATAGCGTAATTGTCACAAAAAACGCGCATAGAATCCCCACAGCACAAAAGAATCCGAAATTCGCAATAGGTACTGAAGGCTTCGCTATCCAGAGAGATCCAAAACCCGCAACCGTCGTAAATGTTGTGAAAAAACACGACAAGCCAGCTTTCCGAAGCGTGTGCTTAAGCCCTTCACGTTTGCTGTCACCCTCTTCCCTCTGATGATTGTAGGTGGAGATTAGGTGCACAGAATCAGCTACGCTGATAAGAATTATCAACAATATCATCGGGTCGCTAAGGCTCGAACTGGGAACGCCCGACCACCCAATAAAACCCATTGTAAATAACACTGATAGCAAGATAATCACAATCGGCCAAACGACACCAGCCAAATGCCGGTAAACAATAAACAGTAGTATGAAGATAAGAATGAACAAACTGGAGAATATAATGGGCATTTCCCCGTCTAGCACGTCCATTTGGAAATAGATGATTTCGGGTAGCCCAGCGTAATACACATCCAGCGACTGAGAGATTTCCGCACGTTTTACCTCATTACGAACGGCATCCATATAGTAGTAGTATTCATCGTAGTCTTTGGGTTTTTCATCGACAACGGGAGCAGGTTCGGATACAGCCCCTTCATATTCCCAATCCATCTCAAAAGCAAGGTCATCACTGTTGTCTAAATCACCTTCCGACGAAGCTTTCCTATTTTCGTTTTCCCCAAAATCGGTTTTTACGGATATTGCTGCAAAGCGACTATCCTTCGACACATAAGCCAGGACGAGCTCAGGATTATCTAGGGCCTTTGCTCGCAGTGATTCTCGCTCCTTATCTGATTTTGGTAGTTTGTTACCAATAAATTCATGAACAAAAAGATTGTTACCCTCAACCTCGGTTACCTGCACATTAATAAGCGATAGCACTTCACGAGTGTGGTTTAAGGGCGTTTCAGGGTCTTTTTGTATTTCTGTGCCAAAATCAGATAATTTCGCGTGTAACTTTTGTAGAGCTTGCAAAGAGGCATCTGAAAATATATCGCCGTCTTTTGCTTCCACGACAATATATACATCTTCATTGCTGCCAAAGGTCGTATCAAATTTTTTCTGATTTTTGAATATTTCAGAATCCTTTCCAAACCACGCCTTTAAGCTATCATCCTTCTGCATTTTACCTGCGCCGAGAAAACACACCGCCGTTAAAATGATGTAGACAACTAACACCCACCACTTATGCGTGCATACAAATTCAGGTATTGATGCAAATATATTTTCTAGTCTATTTTTCATCAGGGTATCTCAATTGAATTCCATGCCCAATTTACGAGCAGAACCATGTATTTATTGTGTTAATCCCGAAATCAATCTAGCGATAGTTTCATTGTTATTGCCGAATTGATTAACCGCAAAGTGATATTTTTCGCTTTTACCAAAGCTACGCTCAAGGAATGATGCCAAAGAAGCTGTAGGGCTTAGATCAATAAACTTGTAGTCGCCCGCGAGCGCTAGCGATTCAGCTGTGCCTTGAAAGTCAACTTTGTTGCGTATCGCATCCCAAAAATGATCAATTTCATAACTGGAAACCTGACCGGATTTGGCCGGAGAATAGACTTTGATTTTTGGTGTACCCATCTCAACTTTATCCAACACTTTCTTGAACGGAGTTTTGATGGGCTCGATGTGGTGGGAATGGAAAGAATGTGCGACCGGCAGTACGAGTGATAACACTTCCCGCTTCGCCAGTTTCTGTTTTATCTCTAAGATCTTGCTCTTGTCACCACTAAGAATAAAGTTTCTACGATAATTTAAACAGCCCAGAGTTGCGCCCTCATAATCTTCCGGGTATTTATCGTAATCAGTAATATCTGTGAGAACCGCTAACATACTACCGTCCGCGGCATGCTCTACCAATAGCTTCGCCTGCTCACAAACTAACTTTAATGCATTATTTAATGAAATTGAGCCAGCTACTGTTGCCGCAACGTATTCCCCAAGGCTGTAACCCATTACCGCCGCAGGTATAATTCCCTCGCTCTCCAGCTCTTTGGTTAAACAATAACCGACACTATAAATAGCGGGATGCGAAATAAGAATATTCTCCAAATCGATTTCTTTAGAGTCTTTCTCATAGATCTCATGGGCAATAGATACCCCTAAAATGTTCTGTACGATGGCATCGCACTTTAGCATTTCTTCACGAAATACCTCGCGTGTTTCGTAAAGCTCCTGCCCCATTCTGAGGTAGTGGAACCCTTGGCCGCCATACATAAACAGTAAATTGTTTTCTTTTTTATTGGGTTCAACAGAATTTTCGTCCGACAACTTATCGTTGCGAATGATACCGGTCAGTTTAGTGAGCACCGAACCCGGACCTACCTCTTCGATATTTTCGTAACCCTGTTCTAACATTCCCAGAATAGTGTCGTGCCATTTCACTGAACCGGTGATCTGTTCCGCGAGATAGCTGTCAAACCTTACTGCGGGATACAACTGTGCGGTGATATTCGCCACCACGGGTATTTCCAGTTCCCTAAATTGAAAACCTCTCAGGAAGAAAGAAAACTCTTCTTTGGCGGGATGCATATAGGACGAATGAAATGCGGCACTAACGTTTAGAGGTACGACCTTAGCTCCGGCGTTTTCAAACATACTGGTGCAAGCCTGCAAGGCATTTTTATCACCGGATAGAATGGTCTGCTTCGAAGAGTTGATGTTCGCGATTTCAACTCTATTGTCGTTGTGTTCTGCGAGTAAGCGTTTTACAAGGAATATATCAATCCCCAAAACTGCCATCATCCCACCTTGGTCGGCTTTGGACATTAGCTCCCCTCGCTTCTGTACTAACCGTAACCCGGTAGAAAAATCGAAAGCACCTGCCGCCAATAGAGCGTTATATTCTCCAAGACTATGACCTGCAACGATGTCTGGCTTGCCGTGCCCATCTTCAAGCTTTGCCGCATAGGTTAGCGCGTTTACCGTATAAAGAGCTGGTTGCGTAAAATTGGTCTTATTCAAGCACTTTTCGGGATCTTCCAAACAAAGTGATTTTATTGAGTACCCCAAGGTTGAATCGGCGATTTCAACCAGCTCCGGGAACCGATCAAAGTAATCTGCGCCCATACCTACAAACTGTGAGCCCTGGCCTGGAAAAATGTATGCAGTTTTCATCGACTCCTCTCCTGTTATCCCATACGGATTAATAACACTGTGTTGTATTTATACAGTTGCTGTGCTTAATTTTTCTTCCAATACACTTACCACATCCTGTACGGTGTACAGGTCGCGC
The DNA window shown above is from Alteromonadaceae bacterium 2753L.S.0a.02 and carries:
- a CDS encoding outer membrane lipoprotein-sorting protein translates to MLTKYVLILSLMFSVTVAAKQQADVTSESEASAEEATKVDSSEKGEGYELVKNVLHRYVGNTEISTISLMTCPYKIENKRLSCSSDIRKKKVKSLSKNYGKNLLDSKGIMLIVEPIAEYGIGILQHDYTNSGKDTDQWLYFPELDQVKRIASSADAPKKGSLFGSEFALEDMEKEKVDEYTYKILKTEKMNGREVTVVEQRPAGKRANKTNYLKRVKWIDTERFLVLKENYYELNGDLVKVSFVSDVQLIDDIWTPLKQTMRNVKTERISMIQYDDVNYNIDIDDEYLTQRILSDAVYRNKFLNSIDARINHENSQKITMDK
- a CDS encoding malonyl CoA-acyl carrier protein transacylase, whose protein sequence is MKTAYIFPGQGSQFVGMGADYFDRFPELVEIADSTLGYSIKSLCLEDPEKCLNKTNFTQPALYTVNALTYAAKLEDGHGKPDIVAGHSLGEYNALLAAGAFDFSTGLRLVQKRGELMSKADQGGMMAVLGIDIFLVKRLLAEHNDNRVEIANINSSKQTILSGDKNALQACTSMFENAGAKVVPLNVSAAFHSSYMHPAKEEFSFFLRGFQFRELEIPVVANITAQLYPAVRFDSYLAEQITGSVKWHDTILGMLEQGYENIEEVGPGSVLTKLTGIIRNDKLSDENSVEPNKKENNLLFMYGGQGFHYLRMGQELYETREVFREEMLKCDAIVQNILGVSIAHEIYEKDSKEIDLENILISHPAIYSVGYCLTKELESEGIIPAAVMGYSLGEYVAATVAGSISLNNALKLVCEQAKLLVEHAADGSMLAVLTDITDYDKYPEDYEGATLGCLNYRRNFILSGDKSKILEIKQKLAKREVLSLVLPVAHSFHSHHIEPIKTPFKKVLDKVEMGTPKIKVYSPAKSGQVSSYEIDHFWDAIRNKVDFQGTAESLALAGDYKFIDLSPTASLASFLERSFGKSEKYHFAVNQFGNNNETIARLISGLTQ